Proteins encoded together in one Benincasa hispida cultivar B227 chromosome 1, ASM972705v1, whole genome shotgun sequence window:
- the LOC120069452 gene encoding protein FAR1-RELATED SEQUENCE 8-like isoform X2, with protein MTGDDSFSLNDDAFAANPNFDISIEEGSQNSGELLEEEGNNLESECEHLFRIDEDDLDDDREEKVLLDDSRNHGNDVNISDGNESFGDDISINADHEHDRDESSLIDCQIDLSGDKDYPPPVAGMEFESYDDAYNYYNCYAKELGFAIRVKSSWTKRNSKEKRGAVLCCNCEGFKTLKEVNSRRKETRTGCLAMIRLRLVEFNRWRVDEVKLEHNHSFDPERAQNSKSHKRMDIGTKRKVEPSIDVEVQTIKLYRSSALDAMGHQGLNSNGESKIHVYKPRRLLLKKDETPETYVWLLRAWLTCMSGRPPQTIITNRCKALQGAIAEVFPRAHHRLCLSDVMQNILENVGELQESETFHAVLSRTIYDYVKVEEFEMAWEDMIQHFGIKNNECIQSLYDERERWAPVFSKETFFAGMYNCQKGDWIIPFFHGYVHQQTSLNEFFNIYVLVLQKKQEMETRKDLESSDLSLLLKSRCLFELQLAKLYTMEIFSKFQDEIVMMSSCFSLPQVETSGGPIMTFVVKEREGEEISQDGRSYEVMYDKAGGEIRCICNCFNFKGYLCRHALFILSYNGIDEIPYQYILSRWRKDFKRLYVPDLGRHNIDITNPVQWFDHLYRRATQVVQEGMTSQDHYMVAWQALKESLNKVRLVSDRHV; from the exons ATGACCGGCGATGACTCGTTTTCTCTGAACGACGACGCTTTCGCGGCGAACCCTAACTTTGACATCTCC atAGAAGAAGGCTCTCAAAACAGTGGAGAATTGCTTGAGGAAGAAGGCAATAATCTTGAGAGTGAATGTGAACATTTATTTCGGATTGATGAAGATGATCTTGATGATGATAGAGAAGAAAAAGTCTTGTTAGATGATTCCCGGAATCATGGAAATGATGTAAACATTAGTGATGGTAATGAAAGCTTTGGTGATGATATAAGCATAAATGCTGACCATGAGCATGACAGAGATGAAAGTTCTCTAATTGATTGCCAAATTGATTTATCTGGAGATAAGGATTATCCCCCTCCAGTTGCTGGGATGGAATTCGAGTCATATGATGATgcttataattattataattgctACGCTAAGGAACTTGGCTTTGCTATTCGAGTGAAATCCTCATGGACTAAACGTAATAGCAAAGAGAAACGTGGAGCAGTTCTCTGTTGCAACTGTGAGGGGTTCAAAACCCTTAAAGAAGTTAACAGTCGAAGAAAAGAAACTAGGACAGGGTGTTTGGCAATGATTAGATTGAGATTAGTAGAATTTAACCGATGGAGAGTTGATGAGGTAAAGCTTGAGCATAACCATTCTTTTGATCCTGAAAGAGCTCAGAACTCCAAGTCACACAAAAGGATGGATATTGGGACTAAAAGAAAGGTTGAACCATCCATTGATGTAGAGGTTCAAACAATCAAGCTATATAGAAGTTCTGCATTGGATGCAATGGGCCATCAGGGCTTAAATTCAAATGGAGAATCTAAAATACATGTCTACAAGCCTAGGCGTCTGCTGCTCAAGAAAG ATGAGACGCCAGAAACGTATGTTTGGTTATTAAGGGCATGGCTTACATGTATGTCTGGCCGTCCCCCACAGACTATCATCACAAACCGATGCAAGGCTTTGCAAGGTGCAATAGCTGAGGTTTTTCCAAGGGCTCATCATCGGCTTTGTCTATCAGATGTCATGCAAAACATTCTTGAGAATGTGGGAGAGTTGCAAGAGTCTGAAACATTTCATGCGGTGCTAAGTAGGACAATATATGATTACGTGAAAGTGGAAGAGTTTGAAATGGCTTGGGAAGACATGATCCAGCATTTTGggataaaaaataatgaatgtatCCAAAGTTTGTACGATGAGAGAGAGCGGTGGGCACCTGTTTTCTCAAAAGAAACATTCTTTGCCGGAATGTATAATTGCCAGAAAGGTGACTGGATAATTCCTTTTTTTCATGGTTATGTACACCAACAAACTTCTCTGAATGAGTTCTTCAACATATACGTATTAGTTCTTCAGAAAAAGCAAGAGATGGAAACTCGCAAGGACTTGGAGTCCAGTGATTTGAGCCTCCTGCTAAAGTCAAGATGCCTCTTTGAGTTGCAGCTTGCTAAATTATATACAATGGAGATATTCAGCAAATTCCAAGATGAAATAGTGATGATGTCTTCTTGTTTTAGTCTTCCTCAAGTTGAGACGAGTGGTGGACCCATCATGACATTTGTCGTCAAAGAACGTGAAGGTGAGGAGATTTCTCAAGATGGAAGGTCTTATGAGGTTATGTATGATAAAGCAGGAGGAGAAATCCGCTGCATTTGCAACTGCTTCAACTTCAAAGGCTATCTATGCCGACATGCACTGTTCATCCTAAGTTACAATGGCATAGATGAAATTCCATACCAGTACATTCTATCACGGTGGAGGAAGGATTTTAAGCGGCTTTATGTTCCAGATCTTGGCCGTCATAATATAGACATTACAAACCCAGTTCAGTGGTTTGATCACTTGTACAGAAGAGCAACGCAAGTTGTTCAAGAAGGCATGACATCTCAAGACCATTATATGGTTGCTTGGCAAGCACTTAAGGAATCCTTGAACAAGGTACGTCTTGTTTCTGATAGGCATGTATAA
- the LOC120069452 gene encoding protein FAR1-RELATED SEQUENCE 8-like isoform X1, which translates to MTGDDSFSLNDDAFAANPNFDISIEEGSQNSGELLEEEGNNLESECEHLFRIDEDDLDDDREEKVLLDDSRNHGNDVNISDGNESFGDDISINADHEHDRDESSLIDCQIDLSGDKDYPPPVAGMEFESYDDAYNYYNCYAKELGFAIRVKSSWTKRNSKEKRGAVLCCNCEGFKTLKEVNSRRKETRTGCLAMIRLRLVEFNRWRVDEVKLEHNHSFDPERAQNSKSHKRMDIGTKRKVEPSIDVEVQTIKLYRSSALDAMGHQGLNSNGESKIHVYKPRRLLLKKGDAQVIHNFFHRVQLTDPNFFYVMDLYEEGLLRNVFWINSRCRAAYSYFNDVVAFDTTCLSSNFEIPLFAFVGINHHGQSILLGCGLLADETPETYVWLLRAWLTCMSGRPPQTIITNRCKALQGAIAEVFPRAHHRLCLSDVMQNILENVGELQESETFHAVLSRTIYDYVKVEEFEMAWEDMIQHFGIKNNECIQSLYDERERWAPVFSKETFFAGMYNCQKGDWIIPFFHGYVHQQTSLNEFFNIYVLVLQKKQEMETRKDLESSDLSLLLKSRCLFELQLAKLYTMEIFSKFQDEIVMMSSCFSLPQVETSGGPIMTFVVKEREGEEISQDGRSYEVMYDKAGGEIRCICNCFNFKGYLCRHALFILSYNGIDEIPYQYILSRWRKDFKRLYVPDLGRHNIDITNPVQWFDHLYRRATQVVQEGMTSQDHYMVAWQALKESLNKVRLVSDRHV; encoded by the exons ATGACCGGCGATGACTCGTTTTCTCTGAACGACGACGCTTTCGCGGCGAACCCTAACTTTGACATCTCC atAGAAGAAGGCTCTCAAAACAGTGGAGAATTGCTTGAGGAAGAAGGCAATAATCTTGAGAGTGAATGTGAACATTTATTTCGGATTGATGAAGATGATCTTGATGATGATAGAGAAGAAAAAGTCTTGTTAGATGATTCCCGGAATCATGGAAATGATGTAAACATTAGTGATGGTAATGAAAGCTTTGGTGATGATATAAGCATAAATGCTGACCATGAGCATGACAGAGATGAAAGTTCTCTAATTGATTGCCAAATTGATTTATCTGGAGATAAGGATTATCCCCCTCCAGTTGCTGGGATGGAATTCGAGTCATATGATGATgcttataattattataattgctACGCTAAGGAACTTGGCTTTGCTATTCGAGTGAAATCCTCATGGACTAAACGTAATAGCAAAGAGAAACGTGGAGCAGTTCTCTGTTGCAACTGTGAGGGGTTCAAAACCCTTAAAGAAGTTAACAGTCGAAGAAAAGAAACTAGGACAGGGTGTTTGGCAATGATTAGATTGAGATTAGTAGAATTTAACCGATGGAGAGTTGATGAGGTAAAGCTTGAGCATAACCATTCTTTTGATCCTGAAAGAGCTCAGAACTCCAAGTCACACAAAAGGATGGATATTGGGACTAAAAGAAAGGTTGAACCATCCATTGATGTAGAGGTTCAAACAATCAAGCTATATAGAAGTTCTGCATTGGATGCAATGGGCCATCAGGGCTTAAATTCAAATGGAGAATCTAAAATACATGTCTACAAGCCTAGGCGTCTGCTGCTCAAGAAAGGTGATGCCCAAgtcattcataatttttttcatcGAGTTCAGCTTACTGATCCAAATTTTTTCTATGTGATGGATCTTTATGAAGAAGGTCTTTTGAGAAATGTTTTTTGGATCAATTCCAGGTGCAGAGCTGCATACAGTTATTTCAATGATGTGGTAGCATTTGACACTACGTGCTTGTCTAGCAACTTTGAGATTCCTCTCTTTGCATTTGTTGGAATAAATCATCATGGGCAATCTATCTTACTTGGCTGTGGATTACTTGCAGATGAGACGCCAGAAACGTATGTTTGGTTATTAAGGGCATGGCTTACATGTATGTCTGGCCGTCCCCCACAGACTATCATCACAAACCGATGCAAGGCTTTGCAAGGTGCAATAGCTGAGGTTTTTCCAAGGGCTCATCATCGGCTTTGTCTATCAGATGTCATGCAAAACATTCTTGAGAATGTGGGAGAGTTGCAAGAGTCTGAAACATTTCATGCGGTGCTAAGTAGGACAATATATGATTACGTGAAAGTGGAAGAGTTTGAAATGGCTTGGGAAGACATGATCCAGCATTTTGggataaaaaataatgaatgtatCCAAAGTTTGTACGATGAGAGAGAGCGGTGGGCACCTGTTTTCTCAAAAGAAACATTCTTTGCCGGAATGTATAATTGCCAGAAAGGTGACTGGATAATTCCTTTTTTTCATGGTTATGTACACCAACAAACTTCTCTGAATGAGTTCTTCAACATATACGTATTAGTTCTTCAGAAAAAGCAAGAGATGGAAACTCGCAAGGACTTGGAGTCCAGTGATTTGAGCCTCCTGCTAAAGTCAAGATGCCTCTTTGAGTTGCAGCTTGCTAAATTATATACAATGGAGATATTCAGCAAATTCCAAGATGAAATAGTGATGATGTCTTCTTGTTTTAGTCTTCCTCAAGTTGAGACGAGTGGTGGACCCATCATGACATTTGTCGTCAAAGAACGTGAAGGTGAGGAGATTTCTCAAGATGGAAGGTCTTATGAGGTTATGTATGATAAAGCAGGAGGAGAAATCCGCTGCATTTGCAACTGCTTCAACTTCAAAGGCTATCTATGCCGACATGCACTGTTCATCCTAAGTTACAATGGCATAGATGAAATTCCATACCAGTACATTCTATCACGGTGGAGGAAGGATTTTAAGCGGCTTTATGTTCCAGATCTTGGCCGTCATAATATAGACATTACAAACCCAGTTCAGTGGTTTGATCACTTGTACAGAAGAGCAACGCAAGTTGTTCAAGAAGGCATGACATCTCAAGACCATTATATGGTTGCTTGGCAAGCACTTAAGGAATCCTTGAACAAGGTACGTCTTGTTTCTGATAGGCATGTATAA
- the LOC120080151 gene encoding uncharacterized mitochondrial protein AtMg00810-like has product MADEFEIKDLGTLRYFLGMEVARSVEGILVSQRKYTLDLLKETGMTECKPADTPVKSNLNLIESADDVPVNKERYQRLVGKLIYLSHTRPDISYAVSLVSQFMQAPYGRHMEAVTRFLRYLKSSPRKGLVFRKHDKRSIEAYTDSDWASSVTDRKSTSGYCTFVWGNLVTWRSKKQGVVARSSVEAEYKAISLGICEEI; this is encoded by the coding sequence ATGGCAGATGAGTTTGAGATAAAAGATCTCGGTACCTTGAGATATTTCCTAGGAATGGAGGTAGCAAGATCAGTAGAAGGGATCTTAGTGTCTCAGAGGAAATACACACTCGATTTGTTGAAAGAGACTGGAATGACAGAGTGTAAACCTGCAGATACACCTGTAAAATCCAACCTCAATCTGATAGAGTCAGCAGATGATGTTCCTGTAAACAAAGAGAGATATCAACGGCTTGTGGGGAAACTAATATATTTGTCACATACCAGACCTGATATATCATATGCAGTTAGCTTGGTCAGTCAGTTCATGCAGGCTCCGTATGGAAGACACATGGAGGCAGTCACACGGTTCCTGAGGTATCTGAAGTCTTCTCCTAGAAAGGGCTTGGTTTTCAGAAAGCATGACAAAAGGAGTATCGAGGcctacacagattctgactggGCCAGTTCTGTTACAGATAGGAAATCTACCTCAGGATACTGTACCTTTGTGTGGGGAAACTTAGTTACCTGGAGAAGTAAGAAGCAAGGTGTCGTGGCTAGAAGCAGTGTCGAAGCCGAATACAAGGCTATAAGCTTAGGTATATGTGAAGAGATTTAG